The segment GGCCATGGGCATGCTGCTCGGTTCGCTGCTGGGTATCCAGGTCGGCGCACTGACCACCAAGCTGGTCAAGGGTATCTACATCCGTGGCTTCTACGCCACCGCCATCCTGGCCGGTTTCATCAACCGACTGTTTGCCCTGCCCGGCAAGCTGACCGAGATGCAGTACCTGTCATTGTCCAGTGACACCACGGGGCTCCTCACCAGCATCGGCAACTGGAGCTTCTTTGTGGTGGTGGGCATCTTCGGAGTCTGGGTCATCGGAACGTTCATCACCAAGATCGGTCAACTGAGGGAGGACTAATCATGCTAGTCAAAGACAAGAAGCACTTCAACCTGGGCCTCGCGATGGCAGTGGGGTTCCTGGCCGTATTTGCCTATATGTTCACTCCGAACTTCGGAAACGGACAGAACGCCTTCGAAGCCTCGGACAAGATGTTCAACTCCATCTCCAAGGGGTCGACCAACTATATCCCGATGCTCAAGGACCAGGCCAAGGCCTTTGACAGCACCAGAGTCGATTTGATTGTGCTCGCCAAGGAAGCGGCCTTTGCCGAAAGGGCAATGCGGCTGCTCTCTGCCAACAATCTGAGCGCCACTCTGGATGGTTCGGGACTCCGCATCCAGGAGAACCTTGGAGCCATCCTCGGGGCAGCCCTTGATGATTCCAAGCTCATGTTCAACAACAACGGCGCAGACCTCACCAGCCGGTATGGCATGCCGGAAAAGGAAGCCATGTATGTCTGGTGGAAGCTCTTCCAGAGTATGGACAAGAGCCTCAAGGCCAAGAAGCAGTTCAAGGAGGCCAAGTTCACGGCCACAGTCGTGGCAAAGGGAGTGGAAGTCGGCTACAACTATTACAAGGTCGAACCGGAGAGCGCATCCAGCAAGATGGGGATGCTTGTTTTCTCTCTGGTCTTCTATGTCGTCTACACCCTCTGGTGGGGATACTCCATCTTCTTCCTGTTTGAGGGAGTGGGTCTGGTCATGAAGGCCGGAGCCAAGAAGGAAATGTAGCAATCAGAAGCGCATCCGCCGTGGCACGCACGACGGAACACGGGGCGGGCGATGCCCGCCCCGTCAAACCGACGTCCAAACAGGCTTGCCATGATCAATTTTTTTCGACGCATCTTCGGACGCAGCACGACAAACGCCGTGGATGAAGAGAGGTTGCGAGCCGAATTCCAATCTCGCTACCACCACTTCCGACAACTCCTGCGTCACGACCGTGAGGCGCACGAATGCATGATGGATATCGAGGAAGCACTGCGCGGTGAAGCCCTCTTCGATATGCCTTTCGTCCGCCAGCTCGCCACCCGTGCTACGGAATCCACCTCACGAATTGTCGCAGACCTGATGTCCCTTGCCCCAGGCCGCTACGACAACCTTCAGACCAGATTTCAGACCATCCAGGCCAATATCTCTCCACATATCGAACCCCGACAGCCCCCGAAAACAGGCCCTCTGACGGTAAACCTCGCCGAAATCAGTAGAGAACTGGCAGATTTCGTGGGCCCAAAGATGGCTTACCTCGGAGAAGCCGGGGCCATGCCTGGCATCGACATCCCGCAAGGCTTTGTCATCAGCGCCGAATCCTATCGCAGGTTCATGTCCCACCGTGGCTTGAAGCAGGAAATTCGACAGCGAATACGTACAGCCAACCTGAATGGAGCCAAGGAAAACGAGGAAGTCCTGTTCCAGTTGGCCTCCTCCCTTCAACAACTGATCATCGAGTCCCCCCTGCCCGATGATGTTGCCGCAGCCATCATGGACGGCATGGACAGCCTGGATGATGGTCAACGGCTGCGTGTGGCCATGCGTTCCAGTGGCCTTGGCGAGGACTTGGCCGAAGCCGCCTTTGCCGGACAATACAAAACAAAACTCAATGTCAGCCGTGACGAAGCACTGCTGGTCTATAAAGTGGTGGTGGCCTCCAAGTATGGCCGCCAGGCCATGAGCTACCGCTGGAGAAAGGGCATTCGTGACGAGGATGCCGCCATGTGCGTCGGAGTGATGCGCATGGTCGATGCCACGGCAGGAGGTGTTGCCTATTCCTCGGGCGCCATGGACCCTCTGGATTTAAACGTCTCGGTGCATTCGACCTGGGGTCTGCCCAAGACTGTTGTGGACGGTTCCGCCGATGCGGACCTGTTCCGCTTTGATCGGTGCAATCCTCCGACCATGCTGGACAGAACCATCGCCCACAAGGACACGTTGTTCGCCTGCCGCCCGGATGAAGGCACCTGTAGCCAGGAGGTGGAATCCTCACGTTGCGACAAGCCATCACTGACCAACAGCAAAGCCAAAGCAATCGCCGCACTGGCCCTGAGACTGGATGAGCATTTCGGTTCCCCGCAGGACATCGAATGGGCTCTGGATGCAAAGGGCAACATCATTCTGCTCCAGACACGCACTCTTTTGCGACCACTCGCCCCGATTCAGGATCTGTGGCAGGCGGCGGAACAGGACGACGCAGCACCTCTGGGCCACGTGCTGTTGTCCGGAGGCAACACGGCCTCCCCCGGCTCAACCTGCGGCAAGGTCTTCCGTGCCCGTTCCCAGGCCGATCTGCTGCTGTTCCCGGAAGGTGATATCCTGTTGATCCGGCAGGCTCTGCCCTCATGGGCACCTCTGATGCACCGGGCACGTGGAGTGATCTCGGAGATGGGCAGCGCGGCAGGACACCTCGCCAATGTTGCTCGGGAATTTGATGTCCCCGCCCTGTTCGGGCTCAAAGGGGCATACGGTTCACTGGAACCGGGAGCAACAATCACCCTCGATGCCAACACCCGCAAGGTCTATCAGGGGCGGATTGAAGGCCTACATGGATGTGGCCCCCGCAGCGCAGAGACCATCCGAAACAGCCCTGTACACGCCTCGCTCAGGGGCGCAGCGAGGCATATTCTGCCCCTGCACCTGCTGGACCCGGACTCACCTGAATTTCGGCCCAGAAACTGTGAGAGCCTGCACGATCTCGTACGCTTCTGCCACGAGAAATCCGTGCGCGAGATGTTCTCATTCGGGCAGGACAGGCAGTCACCCCGCACATCGGCCAAGCAACTGTACCACGACGGAGCCAAGCAATTCTGGGTGCTCAACCTGGACGATGGCTATTTGAAAGACGAGGACGAACGGTTCATCCGGCTGGAGAACATCGCCTCTATCCCCATGTTGGCCCTGTGGGAGGGAATAAATGCCGTCCCTTGGGAAGGGCCACCGCCCGTCAACGCCAGGGGATTACTATCCGTGATGTTCGAGGCCACGGCCAATCCGGCTCTGGAGCCTGCTCTGGCGTCCCACTACGCCCAGCGGAACTATTTCATGGTCACCAGAAATTTCGTCAGCCTCCAATCCCGGTTCGGCTTCCATTTTTGCGGAGTGGAAGCCCTGGTGGGCGAGCAGGAATCCGACAACTATGCCGAATTCCAATTCCAGGGTGGCGCGGCGGGGCGGAGGCGCAGAATCCTGCGCACGAAACTGATTGCGGATCTGCTTCAGGAAAGGGACTTCCGGGTCAAGCTGCGTGGGGACGCCCTGTCTGCCAGGATGGAAGGCTTCGACCGCGCATCCATGGTACGACGCCTTCGGGCCTTGGGCTACCTGATCATCCACACCCGTCAGCTGGACATGATCATGGCCGACCCGGCCGAGGCGCAGCGACGACGAAAGATGCTCTCGGGACAGCTGGACAAATTTTTTCTTGACTGAAAAAGGCCGCAACACCTGAGACCAGCCCAACGTCATCAAATCACGCCCTCTCCATTCAAAACAGGCGAATCCTGCGTCCCTACCAGGAAAGCTCCACCTGTAAACTCATGATTTAATGGACAACTCATACCGGCATTGATTTTGAAGGTACATTTCAAAGAGGTGCAAGATGTGTATCGCTGTTGCTGCTGATGGGCCGAAAATGGAGAGCCATGTGGAACCAGTCCTGGGGCGTGCCGATTGGTTCGTCATCGTGGAGGACGGAAAAACTCTCATTGAAGCCATCCAAAATCCTCATCGAGATGATAAGGAAGGCTGCGGCGTGAAGGTTGCCCGTATGCTGGAGTCCATGGGCGTAAAGGCTGTACTCTCAGGCAATTGTGGCCCCAAAGCGGCTCTTGCCTGCCGTAGTTCAGGAACAAGCATCTCTTTTTCGCGTAAAGACACGGTGAGTGAAGCCGTTGTCCGATACATGGAACTGGAGGAGACCAGCCGGTTGAAATAGCCTCGCACCATGAACCACATGCTCATCTGCGCCCCCCGCAAAAGAAGGAGGAGCAAGGTGTTCCCTCATGCCAAGACCTCAATCAGACACGACTCCATCGACAACGTTGAATAAAAAAAGGGCCTACGATTCTCATCGTAAGCCCTTGAACTTCATTTGGTAGCGGGGACAGGATTTGAACCTGCGGCCTTCGGGTTATGAGCCCGACGAGCTACCGTACTGCTCCACCCCGCAACACTATTCTGTTAAGAAAGGGCCTACAGTTTATTCACTGCAAGCCCTGAAAATTTTGGTAGCGGGGACAGGATTTGAACCTGCGGCCTTCGGGTTATGAGCCCGACGAGCTACCGTACTGCTCCACCCCGCAACGCTGTCGAGAAAGGGCTTATAAACATCCGGGCTCGCCATTGTCAAACCCTATTTACAATTATTTTTGATTCCCGTATTCCTCTCCCGGTCATGCCAAACATAAAGTCCATATCGCTGGTGATCCCCGTTTTCAACGAGGAAGCCAACCTACCGGTCCTGCATAAGGAAATCAGCACTGCCCTGACGGGAATCAAGCCCAGTTGGGAAGTGATCTATATCAACGACGCCAGCACGGATAACTCCCTGGCCGTCATCCGCGACCTCGCCGCCAAGGACGAGCACGTGCGCTATCTGTCCTTCAGGGAAAACCGGGGCCAATCCGCAGGATTCGCCGCAGGATTCCAGCATGCCACGGGGGACGTCGTCGTCACCCTGGACGCCGACCTCCAAAACGACCCCGCCGACATCCCGTCCATGCTCGCCATGTACGATGCCGAGGGAGCTGACATGGTCATTGGCTGGCGCACCACCCGCAAGGATACCGCCGTCAAACGCCTGTCCTCGCGCATCGGCAACGCCGCCCGCAACTGGTGGACCCGCGAGACCGTGCACGACACTGGCTGTTCGCTGAAGGTCATGCGCACCGAGATGGCCCGCCGGATGCCCATGTTCAAGAACATGCACCGTTATCTGCCCACGTTGATGAAGATGCAGAAGGCCAAGGTGATGGAGACTCCGGTCAATCACCGCCACCGCATGCACGGCGAAAGCAAATACGGCACTTGGGACCGCTTGAAGGCTGGCCTCTACGACCTGATTGGCGTGCGCTGGTTGCTGGACCGGGCCATCGATTACGACATCGAAGACCAGAAGTAATCCCGGCCTTCCCTCTTCGCTCACCCTGAGCTACCCTGCGCCCACAGCAAACACCAACGGACAGACGCCGCATGGATCGCAAACAGGCCCGTACCTATCTGAAAGGATCAATCATGCTCGCCACACTGGTGGGCGTGGGTCTTGCCTTGCGCATGGCGGGTCTGGATGAAGCCCTGAACGAACGCTGGATCGACGCCCATATCCGCGGGCAGGGGCTGGCAGGCTGGGCACTGTTCATCGGCATGGCGGGCCTGTTCACGGGCATTGGCCTGCCCCGGCAGATCATCAGCTTCCTTGCGGGATATGCATACGGATTCATAGGTGGAACCCTTGCGGGGACCATCGGCACGGCTCTGGGCTGCGCCCTGGCCTTCTGCTTTGCCCGGTTCTTGGGCCGGCGCACCGTAACCGAGCGCTTCGGCGGCAAGATCGGAAAGGTCGACAAATTCCTGCGGAACAATCCGTTTTCCATGACCCTGATCATCCGTTTCATGCCCGTGGGCAGCAACATCCTGACCAATCTCGTGGCAGGAGTCAGCTCTGTTGGAGCCTTGCCATTCCTGGCCGGATCGACCATCGGCTTCATCCCCCAGACCCTGATCTTCGCCCTGTTGGGCAGTGGCTTCAAGGTCGATTTCGCCTGGCGAGTCACCCTGGCCGTCATCCTGTTCGGCATCTCCACCTGGTGGGGATTTGTGCTCTATCGCAAGAAGCGGGCGGGCAGCGTGATCAACGGGGACTAGTTCCCCGACTCTCATTTCAGCCCCACCATTACGCATCAGGGGCCAAGCCACACGCCACCAGACCACTCTTATGCCCATGCAATTGCACTGGCCCCGAGTCACAAGATAAATTGCGCTGCACCCTACTCGTCCGGGGTTCTCTTGCCCCGACCTAGCCGCCGGGCAGCCCCAAGGGCCTCCCGCCACGGACCAGTTTGAGCACAATCCAGACCGCCAAGGCCGCACCAATCCCGAACAGCCAGCCCATGAGCACGTCCGTGGGATAATGCTTGCCCAGATACAGTCGCGACCAGCCCACCAGCAGAGGCATCGCCCAGACATAACGCCGGGTCCCAGGCCAGAGC is part of the Desulfovibrio ferrophilus genome and harbors:
- a CDS encoding PEP/pyruvate-binding domain-containing protein, whose product is MINFFRRIFGRSTTNAVDEERLRAEFQSRYHHFRQLLRHDREAHECMMDIEEALRGEALFDMPFVRQLATRATESTSRIVADLMSLAPGRYDNLQTRFQTIQANISPHIEPRQPPKTGPLTVNLAEISRELADFVGPKMAYLGEAGAMPGIDIPQGFVISAESYRRFMSHRGLKQEIRQRIRTANLNGAKENEEVLFQLASSLQQLIIESPLPDDVAAAIMDGMDSLDDGQRLRVAMRSSGLGEDLAEAAFAGQYKTKLNVSRDEALLVYKVVVASKYGRQAMSYRWRKGIRDEDAAMCVGVMRMVDATAGGVAYSSGAMDPLDLNVSVHSTWGLPKTVVDGSADADLFRFDRCNPPTMLDRTIAHKDTLFACRPDEGTCSQEVESSRCDKPSLTNSKAKAIAALALRLDEHFGSPQDIEWALDAKGNIILLQTRTLLRPLAPIQDLWQAAEQDDAAPLGHVLLSGGNTASPGSTCGKVFRARSQADLLLFPEGDILLIRQALPSWAPLMHRARGVISEMGSAAGHLANVAREFDVPALFGLKGAYGSLEPGATITLDANTRKVYQGRIEGLHGCGPRSAETIRNSPVHASLRGAARHILPLHLLDPDSPEFRPRNCESLHDLVRFCHEKSVREMFSFGQDRQSPRTSAKQLYHDGAKQFWVLNLDDGYLKDEDERFIRLENIASIPMLALWEGINAVPWEGPPPVNARGLLSVMFEATANPALEPALASHYAQRNYFMVTRNFVSLQSRFGFHFCGVEALVGEQESDNYAEFQFQGGAAGRRRRILRTKLIADLLQERDFRVKLRGDALSARMEGFDRASMVRRLRALGYLIIHTRQLDMIMADPAEAQRRRKMLSGQLDKFFLD
- a CDS encoding NifB/NifX family molybdenum-iron cluster-binding protein produces the protein MCIAVAADGPKMESHVEPVLGRADWFVIVEDGKTLIEAIQNPHRDDKEGCGVKVARMLESMGVKAVLSGNCGPKAALACRSSGTSISFSRKDTVSEAVVRYMELEETSRLK
- a CDS encoding glycosyltransferase family 2 protein, with product MPNIKSISLVIPVFNEEANLPVLHKEISTALTGIKPSWEVIYINDASTDNSLAVIRDLAAKDEHVRYLSFRENRGQSAGFAAGFQHATGDVVVTLDADLQNDPADIPSMLAMYDAEGADMVIGWRTTRKDTAVKRLSSRIGNAARNWWTRETVHDTGCSLKVMRTEMARRMPMFKNMHRYLPTLMKMQKAKVMETPVNHRHRMHGESKYGTWDRLKAGLYDLIGVRWLLDRAIDYDIEDQK
- a CDS encoding TVP38/TMEM64 family protein, translated to MDRKQARTYLKGSIMLATLVGVGLALRMAGLDEALNERWIDAHIRGQGLAGWALFIGMAGLFTGIGLPRQIISFLAGYAYGFIGGTLAGTIGTALGCALAFCFARFLGRRTVTERFGGKIGKVDKFLRNNPFSMTLIIRFMPVGSNILTNLVAGVSSVGALPFLAGSTIGFIPQTLIFALLGSGFKVDFAWRVTLAVILFGISTWWGFVLYRKKRAGSVINGD